atgcgttaatatattaacaaaaattaataaaattttataaatgattcataattatcaattatttttattatttgttatcaGCTATAGACTATCGACGCTAGCTATCAACTGTTAGGAATAACTCAACTAAATATGCTTCTAATATTTTtggataataatataaatagtcaCGGGATTTTTTACttagtttcatttttgttataaaattttaatttattttatttcaaccATTCAATTTGagtttcagtttttattacaatttagtcactttgtcaataagaatttaacacgtcatatttctctctctaaataaatcttttcTCATTAGCTACTTTTCtcgtatatttaatttttttatttacaaaatgattaaataaaaaacgCAACTTAAACTAAGTTGGATggatttaaatgaaaaatattaaaattttataaccaAAACAAGTTAAGTGCGAAGTTTAGTGACCATTTCtatcattattttctaatattttagattAGTAGTAATTGATAAGGCGAGACCGTTTTGAAAGTGGACACTAGAATTTGaactaaaaaggaaaaaaaaatgaagtagTGGTTAGAAATTGTTGATGAGGAATTACCATATGTTTAAAACCGCAAAATATTAACAGAAATCCAAAGTTTTAGGTAATAAGAAACTATGGTAGTCAGGTTCACATTGCCCATTTGAGGGTTTTCAGGAGAACTCAATTCTCTCTTTCTGTCGCACTCTTTCCCCTCAATGCCCATTGCCACCATATCTTAAAAAGATTATTGCCCCCTTTTCAAATTCTCAGGTAACCTTCCATCAATATTTTTCCATGCcaaatctttatatatatattgtctTCTCAAATATACTTGAATGATTTAATAACAATTTACTATATCTTTTGTGATATATCTATAATGGCTTTTGCCTCTCTTTTTTCCCTTcaatttacctttttctttcttatggCAAAAGATAAATGTATATTTTACGAATGTGTATTGTaggatttattttatattgttctTAATTAGGGTGTTCTTGAAATCCCCATTTGTTTTGATATGTGATCTAGTCCTATGTTGGTGTGATGAAAATCCATTATTTGATCATGATTcctgattttttttaatacccGATCTCTAAGTGAATATGAAATATTATGTTGTCATGCAAACTTTTTATTTGGCATTCCTTTCAATCTTTGAAGTGGGTAAGTACCCAGATCGTAAAGTGTAAAAGCTTGATCCTCATTCATGAACTTTTCTCCTAGAAATGCAGCACCTATTCCAcccttataataataataataataataataataatagaaagaattattaataattccaTGTCACTGAGTCATTtttgtttggtattttttattattattttgctcCAGTGACACCATATAATTCTGGAGATGATTCAAAAACTAATTGAAATACACCCAATTAACATGTTTATAATGAACcctaaataaacaataattcATAACATTGTACAGTTTTCGCAGCATTTGGAAATTTTTGGTTTACTGTTATTACTTATatacaatttcttttcatcaaGTTTGGATAGATGAAACATGGCTGCTAATAAAGCAGAGGACCAGAAACCCTTAAAGCTGGAAGAGAAGCAGCTACTCACACCACCAAAGATATCTGTGCCCAAAATAAACGTGGAAACAAGCAAGAAGATGACTTCAAATGGTTCGCCCAGGCTACAAAGAGCACTGACAAAACCAGCCAGTGCGAGGTGGAACTGTCTTTGCTCTCCTACCACTCATGCGGGTTCGTTTAGGTGCCGGTTCCATAGAACCCCAGGCATGGTTCGTGGGGGTTCGGTTGGCTCAAATCTCTCTGAGTTAGCTGCTAAATCACACTCCATTAGAGACTTGATTTAGAAAACGTACGTACATGATTAGTGGACAATGACATGTATTGGTTATTGggattttaatatgtatttggTCACTTCCTATTCATATTGTGTTTAAGGATGTGTCAGTGTAATCACATAAAACAGGTACTTAAAATATTTCGGTTTAACGTACACTAAGTGataatttacatatttattggtgcttgttatatttatttgcttGCGATATGCTCCAACTTGTAGTTTTTAGTGTCTggattcattattaattagtcGTTTAATGTAGTTGGTAGttgataattgataattaatagttaatagttaatatttttatatgtattttttttatatcataaaaGTATCTTCGGTGCagtttttatatatgtcaTATTTAcagaattatataataaattaatatttcaatttattatttattcttttaatataaattaaagagTTGATTTTgctctctatatatagagagtCAAACTccactatttattttatatttaaaaactacttgattaattgatatttataattcttttttttctattggtaaaaataaaaaagaaaatgaaaagaaaatcaaatcattgatatttatggatataaaagtaaaataaaagataaaaaataaagagttcatcggacttaaataaaatattttattctttttatttaaatatttattaaaatgctctttaaaataaaatgtaccATCGGGAATGCTCTAAtactattttcaataatataaattaataaaaattactcataataattaaaaatattaaaattaattttgtttcgctcaattgtattaattattaaaaatattaatgaaagTTATTTCATACGTaggaattaaaatttaaatttcactaataaaaactttatgattcaaatgctataattataatatcattattatttaactattaaatataacttcaaaataataatttcataaaataaaagaaattaatagtATCAGATAacttaaaagtaaattattattgataagtttcaataaagataatattgtctaaataatttaatcaagcaaatcagctatcagctaataagagaaaaaatttaaaattaagatgaTAGAAATCATCAgctgttaatttttaaatcttaccAAATGGGTTTTAATTTAACTGTTCAGTTAGAAACAGCCATCAATTACACCAAACTCTAAATCAAAAACtcactaaataaatatttggtTCGGCCGATCAATGAAACTGGTGGCTGATAGATAGTagctgataaattaaactttttaataaaattttattagtaattattgttagtatgttaaatgaccattaaagtataatttatttttaaataaatattattattttatactatttttgataatataaattaataaaaatagtttatgatgataaaaatattatagttatttttttagttcaattgtatttattattaaaaatttgtaacagttaatttaaaaatagaaatttaaatttaaattccactaatacaaaatttttaatttcaatatcatacttataaatattataattatttaactattaaatataattataaaataattattattatttatcaataaaaaaaattaattatatgagatcaGCTTAATATAAACtactattaataaattctaataaaagtaatattatttaaataaataattaattaaattagctATCAGCTAATCAATTGCTAATTTTTAAGTTGTACCAAACAGTTTAATGTTTTCTTAAGTTGTACTGTACAGTTTAATGTAGTTGTTTAGTGAGATACAACTAACAGTACCTCTTAAGCTATACCCGATTGGTCTGCAGAAGATTTTCTTCTATGCTTCTCCCTAAATATTAAAACTGGAAATTGCTTCAGTTTTGCATGGCTTCAATAGAACCAGAAACCAAAGAGCACAAACTTTATTCTTCTAAATGCATGCCCACACATGCATTGATGGTTATGGTTACGTATTTTAACCCAATcattggtttctcatatttaaacaACCGATGGAAGAAAACCCTCGAAagaatttggaaatttagaccCTTATCTCCTTACAGATATGAAAGCCAAggaaaattttctattttcgaTGCTAGGAACTGTAATAGACATCACCATCCATTTCTTTACAAATGAAAACCACGAAAACCAGAGAAATATCCAGTCACTTCCTCAAGCGCCTAGCTATTCAGAGTCCCATAACATCTTAGAATAGAGGAGTGTTCTTTGGTACTCACCAATACAGAACATATTTAATATCATCCAAGATGCATGCAATGAAAAcgatcaaagaaaatatacaaaagctagaaaaaaaatgttatgataaagaaataaacagTTTTATATTTGAGATACAGATGGCAATAAggtttacttttaaaaattggGAGTGgaagttttgattttaagttAAACTTATTCCATTGATCATAAAAAAGGAAACCAACAAGTAAACAATTATACACCGGAAACTTAACTCTTAACTCAAGTAGTAAGAGTAAGAGTGTTTGCATTTAGGAGGTGGACATTTTGGGTTGAAaatatagaagaaaaagataaacaatTGTTTATtgtaacataagaaaataacaatgagaataaattcagaaatatatttgctttcaaaagaaaaagaaaaaggacaaGACTTTACATCTTATTCTTTCAGCCTTTTGTATCAAATCATCTAATATAAATGAACACTAGGCTTGTAGCTTGATTGTTAGTAGGGATGgcaatttgtatttattttatggtaAAATCTGAGTTGACTGGATAATGAATACAGGTTacctatatttaaaaataaaatgtattgGCCAGGTATGGGTAGGGTATGGATACTTTACTACCCTACgcatatatgtatttatatcttatttgaaatatacttttaagttgaatgtaaaaatattattaaatttattaattttgattatctaatatattatatgtagAAAATTAGACAAACTATTTAATTGTTCaatgtttatttaatattttattaatttttttatatttattattttaatatagacTATTTGAATATGTtaatagattattttatttaaataaaattataagttaaaaaaaactctatgcttaattttttagtttactcatattttttatacatacaTTAAAATCTTGATAAAGAAatgatcaataaattaatagtctCAACTaagtaatataatttcttaatccTGACTCGGACTAATGTACTAAATGGACATCTCGCTCAATGCATAAGATAATAAACTTATTTGGCCTATATGTATATAACCTTTATtgtttatgtatataaatgataaatttttttaactttatgtATACGCACACTAATTTTTGactatattttttcttttatttataaattatgataaaaatatataaacaaataattaaaatataaaattttttaagttaataaatgttaatttattatcaaaataagtaTAGATAGATTATCGATAAGGATATAATACTACCTTACCTATTGTCATCCCAACAGCCAGGGCTATTAGCTCGAAACTCATCTCTTCCCCCTTCCCAAAAATTGTAAAggttcaaaattaaaaaaataaatactcatttaaattatattaatatttaaaccatactaaactaataatttgataatgcattacagattttataaaattatataattttatttcacaaaattatcttttagatttaatgaaatattataaaaatattatctaatagtTTATTGTAAGACAAAGTGTTTATTTATAGAAGTAGAACCCACTACGAATCCCgcattaatcaaatttatcactttttgattttaatttctcctttttcctctttctctccctctttcacaatcttataaaaaaatggtCTGTAGAACTCATAGCACTACTCCTgaagttttttcttcttttggaccCTTCAACGCAAacgaaaaattgaaaaagactTCACGGAGAGCCTCTTTAACCAGTTTGCAGGTTGAAGTATCAGGAAAATTCAGTCTATATGCCAGTTAGTTGGCAATACCTGTAAGTTCGTGAGAGTGAGGAAAAGATCTTGATAGCTGGGTAGATTTTGCATCTTCTGGTAGCTTGATCAAATTCTTGTTTCTAGATATCcgtataaacaaataatagcCTATTGATATAGAACTTTATGTTTTTCATCATTAAATAAAGGGAAGAAAACATACCTTGATCCATATTTAATAGAGTATGAGTTCTCTCCTTTTTCCCTTTATCTTATTGATGGATActctaattttttgtttttgtatttcttatataattgTTGATGATATGGATAGAGAGATGACCAACTCTTATTTATAGACTAATGGTGGCTTTCCATCAAAGCATCAATGGTTACAACCTTTCATGTTATAACTTTTACCAATAgtcataattattcaattcacAATCTTTCATTAACCAATAGAATTTAATCActaatatcttattataattatataagtcATTAATTTCTTACATTCTCCCACTTGGCTCATATGATTTAATAAGAACATAAAGTGCacaaaaatcaatattaaattcttCTTTATATTGGCTATGACATAACATTATTATTAAGTAGAAATATTAATGCGGGTCATAGCGGTCGTATGTCATTTTATCGACATAGTCCCTTCCATGTACCACAACACTAATTCTCAGCTTAACATgatctttaataaaaataacataaatgaTCCAAAATTAGTGTCTTTATTTCAAGATTGTTCCTGTCAATATTACTCTAAAGCAATTATGTATAccaaatagaaaatagaaaaatcagaAACACATAATTGAGCTCAAAGTGTCAAATgtataaacttaaaataaacttgataaaatattaataatgacgTCTAACAATGCTCATTCTTACAACATGTTCATTAAAGGTTTTGGGCGGTAATCCTTTTGTTAAAGGATCTGCAATCATAAGATTTATACTAATATGTTCAATTGACACTCTTTGTTTCTAAACTTCTTCTTTAATGACAAAGTATTTTATCTCCATGTGCTTAGCATCTTTAGAATACTTGTCGTTTTTAGAGAAGAAAACTGCTGCAGAATTATCACAATAAATTTTCAGTGGCCTGGCTATACTGTCGACAGTTCAAAGTCCTGAAATAAAATTACGCAGCCATAATCCATGAACGATAGCCTCAAAGCAAGCTACAAACTCAGCCTCCATAGTGAATGCAACAATGACAGACTGCTTCGCACTCTTCCATGAAACTGCTCCTTTGGCTAATAGGAATAAGTAGCCAAATGTTGACTTTTTTGTATCAACACATCCAGCAAAATCTGAACCTGGATATCCAATCACCTCAAGGTGATTAGATCTTCTATAAGTGAGCATATAATCCTTTGTTCCTTGCAAATATCTAAGAATTTCCTTTGCAGCTTTCCACTGATCTAATCCTGGATTACTTTGATTTCTGCCCAGTATTCTGACAGTAAAACTAATGTCTGGTCTGGTGCAAGTTTGAGCATATATTAAACTCCCAACAACAGATACATAAGGAATGTTCTTCATTTGTTCTTGTTCCAATTCATTTTTCGGACATTGCATAAGATTAAATTTATCCCCCTTTTGAATTGGAACTATCCCTGCTAAGTATTTATCCATTTTAAATctctctaaaattttattaatataagccTTTTGAGATAAGCCCAATAAACCTTGTGATTTATCATGAAATATTTCTATTCCTATCACATATGTGGCTTCTCCCATAtccttcatttcaaaattattagagAGATATTTCTTGGTTTCATGTAGCAAAACAAGATCATTAGCAGCAAGtaaaatatcatcaatatacagaacaagaaaaataaacttactCCCActgattttcatatatatgcaCCGATCAACGATATTTTTCTGAAATCCAAAAGAAGTAATGGTATCATTAAACTTAATATACCATTGACGGGAAGCTTGTTTAAGTTCATATATTGATTTCTTTAGTTTATACACCATATGatcctttttcttaattgaaaAACCCTCAGGTTGATCTATATAAACTTCTTCTTATAAATTTCCATTAAGAAAAGCGgttttgacatccatttgaCGTAGCTCTAAATCATAATGAGCCACTAAAGCCATAATAATTCTAAGAGAATCTTTTTTAGACACTGATGAAAAAGTCTCTTTGTAATCAATGCCACTTTTTTGAGTAAAACCTTTGGCAACAAGTCTGACTTTGTGTCTTTCGATATTGCCTTTCGAATCGCGTTTGGTTTTGAAAATCCATTTGCATCCAATCTTTTTATATCCTTCAGGCAACTCAACAAGGTCCTGGACTTGATTTTGATCCATAAATTTTAACTCTTCTTCCATAGCATTAATCCGtttaattgaatcatcacaatTCATGGCTTTTGAAAATGAACCTGGATCATTATTAATTCCTAAGTCCATTTCTGACTCTTGTAGATAAACTATATAGTCATCAGAAATAGCATATCTCCTTTCTCTTTAAGACCTTCTTACTATTACTTTTTGTTGTTCATTTACTATGGTTTCattattgatattttcatCATGAAGCATttgatcatttatttattgtttttgaaTGTTATTGGGATGAGTAATAACATTAGAAACAACAATTGTAGAAGTTTTGGGTATAGGAACTTCCACCCTAACTTCTTGAATATTAACATCATGTATTCTTTCGCTCCCACTAATGTCACCATTTTCAATGAATCTTGCATTTTCAGATTCAACAATTCTTGTACTATGATTAggataataaaatctataccCTTTAGACTTTTCTGGATAACCAATAAAATAACCACTGGTTATTTTTAAatccaatttctttttatgtggATTACAAATTCTTACTTCTGCTGGGCAACCCCAAACATGTAGGTGCCTCAAACTAGGTTTCCTTCCTGTCCATAGTTCAAAAGGTGTACTTGGAACTGCCTTACTAAGAATCTTGTTTAGCAAATACATAGCAGTTCTTAATGCATACATCCACAATGACAAGGGTAAAGAAGAATAACTCATCGTACTC
The Ricinus communis isolate WT05 ecotype wild-type chromosome 1, ASM1957865v1, whole genome shotgun sequence DNA segment above includes these coding regions:
- the LOC125369817 gene encoding uncharacterized protein LOC125369817, whose translation is MAANKAEDQKPLKLEEKQLLTPPKISVPKINVETSKKMTSNGSPRLQRALTKPASARWNCLCSPTTHAGSFRCRFHRTPGMVRGGSVGSNLSELAAKSHSIRDLI
- the LOC125369818 gene encoding secreted RxLR effector protein 161-like, coding for MDKYLAGIVPIQKGDKFNLMQCPKNELEQEQMKNIPYVSVVGSLIYAQTCTRPDISFTVRILGRNQSNPGLDQWKAAKEILRYLQGTKDYMLTYRRSNHLEVIGYPGSDFAGCVDTKKSTFGYLFLLAKGAVSWKSAKQSVIVAFTMEAEFVACFEAIVHGLWLRNFISGL